A genomic window from Microbacterium sp. ET2 includes:
- a CDS encoding DMT family transporter: MTAPVLAPPAGGRFGTRGWALFAVMSVLWGMPYLFIKEAVETISPAGVVAGRTLAAALLLLPFALRAKALRPAFAKIGWVLAFGAVEMAGPFFLLSHAELTLSSGLTGLLVATVPLFAAIIAVIGGDRAALRPSRVLGLVIGFVGVGVIVAGPAISEGEIVAGLIAVGEVLLVAVLYATAPFIVAHKLRDVPPLGTITVSLLVVGLCYLPVALVVQPGPPSARSLWALGLLAVLCTALAFIAFFALIREVGPARAPLFTYVNPVVAILLGVIVLSEPLTVGLLLGFPLVILGCWLAATGGTLRPRRAAVDPPPVAPG, translated from the coding sequence GTGACCGCGCCCGTCCTCGCCCCTCCGGCCGGAGGTCGGTTCGGCACGCGCGGCTGGGCCCTCTTCGCCGTCATGTCGGTGCTCTGGGGCATGCCCTACCTGTTCATCAAGGAAGCCGTCGAGACGATCTCCCCGGCCGGCGTGGTCGCGGGCAGAACCCTGGCCGCCGCCCTTCTCCTGCTGCCCTTCGCACTGCGTGCGAAAGCACTGCGCCCTGCGTTCGCGAAGATCGGATGGGTTCTGGCGTTCGGAGCGGTCGAGATGGCCGGACCGTTCTTCCTCCTCAGCCACGCGGAGTTGACGCTGTCCTCTGGTCTGACCGGACTCCTCGTGGCCACGGTGCCGCTGTTCGCGGCGATCATCGCCGTCATCGGCGGCGACCGTGCCGCCCTCCGCCCCTCCCGGGTCCTCGGTCTCGTGATCGGATTCGTCGGCGTCGGGGTGATCGTCGCCGGACCCGCGATCTCGGAGGGCGAGATCGTCGCCGGCCTCATCGCCGTGGGGGAGGTGCTGCTGGTGGCTGTGCTGTACGCCACCGCGCCCTTCATCGTCGCCCACAAGCTGCGCGATGTCCCGCCGCTGGGGACCATCACGGTGTCGCTGCTGGTGGTCGGGCTGTGCTACCTCCCCGTGGCGCTGGTCGTCCAGCCGGGCCCGCCGAGCGCGCGGAGTCTGTGGGCCCTCGGGCTCCTGGCGGTGCTGTGCACGGCGCTCGCGTTCATCGCCTTCTTCGCCCTGATCCGCGAGGTCGGCCCCGCCCGTGCACCGCTGTTCACCTACGTCAATCCCGTGGTCGCCATCCTGCTGGGGGTGATCGTGCTCTCCGAGCCCCTCACCGTGGGACTTCTCCTCGGCTTTCCGCTCGTCATCCTCGGGTGCTGGCTCGCCGCGACAGGCGGTACCCTCCGGCCGCGTCGCGCCGCGGTCGATCCACCACCGGTCGCCCCGGGCTGA